In Papaver somniferum cultivar HN1 chromosome 1, ASM357369v1, whole genome shotgun sequence, a genomic segment contains:
- the LOC113358777 gene encoding uncharacterized protein LOC113358777: protein MVESVNQSPPSSPRNLNTENQLIAPSGNFRPLDPYVIHPSDNPATNLFSPLLQGDNYGSWVRGITKALNAKGKLGFVDGSLPPPTDELQYQCWKRYDDLVGRWLLNSCQPDIRASCLYAPSSHVIWKDLQVRFCISNAPILFRLKSAIAAIRQESMSVSLYYTKIKTLWDQYDSLVAATEVCICGAGKSLLERLERDRAL, encoded by the coding sequence ATGGTTGAATCTGTGAATCAATCACCTCCTTCAAGCCCTAGGAACCTCAACACAGAAAACCAACTGATTGCTCCTTCAGGAAATTTTCGACCTTTAGATCCCTACGTTATACACCCCAGTGATAACCCAGCCACTAATCTGTTTTCTCCATTGTTGCAGGGAGATAATTATGGATCATGGGTTCGAGGGATAACTAAAGCTCTCAACGCAAAAGGAAAGCTCGGCTTCGTGGATGGCTCTCTTCCTCCACCAACAGATGAACTACAATACCAATGCTGGAAACGCTACGACGATCTAGTTGGTAGATGGCTTCTGAATTCCTGCCAACCAGACATAAGGGCTAGTTGTTTATACGCACCTTCATCTCATGTGATCTGGAAAGATCTCCAGGTCAGATTTTGCATCTCTAATGCACCTATCTTATTTCGGCTGAAATCTGCTATCGCTGCTATAAGACAAGAGTCAATGTCTGTCTCTTTGTAttacacaaaaataaaaacccttTGGGACCAATATGACTCTCTAGTGGCTGCCACCGAAGTATGTATCTGTGGTGCAGGGAAATCTCTTCTTGAGCGTCTTGAACGTGACAGAGCCCTGTAG
- the LOC113358791 gene encoding wall-associated receptor kinase 5-like gives MVPATTGSGLYNIRSMHNNKYLSHLADDHIWITAIAVVPDEDQNSKTCTLFKPVLVLQKKKKKKPVLVNPLDFTHAIIALSSGVLFRMQQLGCSLASPRVPLAASFSWLTLATSSSASIVQAKPGCQEKCGDVTIPYPFGIGPSENGCSRAGAGYLAYNITCDTTYPTPKPFIRAGQNLTSGVYNMIEVISISEKEVRVKSKPAIMCSDSETGEVILSESPDWMNFNKTPYTVSYTKNSFFGVGCHSLGYLLESPLMINTTCPTVCTPTENLKDGSCNGTGCCQTTVHNVLRRFLNVIDSSRSKNVGTLTFNPCSYSFIGESDKYTFSVSDLTVANFKKKAKDIPIVLDWAIGNKACDKITPRELASYACQGNSTCSNSDKVPGYHCICNPGFEGNPYLIPGCQASLVVNEGGTGSTNNVPLKKTFPTLKAALGVALILLICLIAGSIWLYLRRRESKSTKLKRKFFHMNGGLLLKQKILSNEGGIEGPKIFTAEELELATQNYDDKLILGRGGFGIVYKGTLSDKRVVAIKVSKVIDASQIKQFINEIAILTQVIHRNLVKVLGCCLETEVPLLVYEYVSNGTLAQHIHNNKADEMAPTSYISWKNRLRIAAEAAGGLAYLHSGAPIPIIHRDVKSCNILLNENYTAKISDFGVSRLNPSDQTQIDTMVQGTLGYLDPEYFQSSQLTEKSDVYSFGVVLVELLTGERPLSYERPDVHRNLSSYFIYKMEKSHVFRVIDPHVVTTGKWEHVMAVAELARRCLNMNGVDRPTMKQVAVELENLSKLDMDTKMSGTSASPELTNLYSIPTSSYTSGDSALYSTDRDVITSKEMLR, from the exons ATGGTGCCGGCAACCACAGGGAGTGGACTATACAATATCAGAAGCATGCACAATAATAAGTACTTGTCGCATCTTGCGGATGACCATATCTGGATCACCGCCATAGCTGTTGTACCAGATGAGGATCAAAACAGCAAGACGTGCACTCTCTTCAAGCCTGTTTTGGTtttgcaaaaaaagaagaagaagaagcctgTTTTGGTTAATCCT TTGGACTTCACTCATGCAATCATCGCTCTTAGTTCTGGTGTACTGTTCAGAATGCAGCAGCTTGGTTGTAGTTTGGCGTCACCTAGAGTTCCTCTTGCCGCTTCA TTTTCATGGCTAACCTTGGCAACATCATCATCCGCTTCAATTGTGCAGGCGAAACCAGGTTGCCAAGAAAAATGCGGTGATGTTACAATTCCATATCCATTTGGTATAGGTCCATCTGAGAATGGTTGTTCTCGTGCTGGAGCTGGATATCTTGCTTACAATATTACCTGCGACACCACTTATCCAACTCCTAAACCCTTCATAAGAGCCGGTCAGAACCTAACCTCAGGCGTTTATAACATGATTGAAGTTATCAGCATATCAGAAAAGGAAGTCCGCGTTAAGAGCAAGCCAGCTATAATGTGTTCCGACTCTGAAACCGGTGAGGTTATTTTAAGCGAATCTCCAGATTGGATGAACTTCAATAAAACCCCATACACAGTTTCATATACAAAGAACAGTTTTTTCGGGGTCGGTTGCCATTCTTTGGGGTACCTTTTGGAGTCACCTTTGATGATCAACACAACTTGTCCTACAGTTTGTACCCCTACGGAAAATTTGAAAGATGGATCTTGTAATGGAACTGGGTGTTGTCAAACAACAGTACACAATGTATTAAGGAGATTTTTGAACGTAATTGATTCATCGCGTTCCAAGAATGTGGGTACGCTTACTTTTAATCCCTGTAGTTATTCATTTATAGGCGAATCTGATAAATACACGTTCAGTGTATCGGATTTGACCGTTGCGAATTTTAAAAAGAAGGCGAAAGATATACCGATTGTGCTTGATTGGGCAATTGGGAACAAGGCATGTGATAAAATTACACCGAGGGAGTTAGCCAGTTATGCATGCCAGGGAAATAGTACTTGTAGCAATTCTGACAAAGTTCCTGGGTATCACTGCATTTGCAACCCAGGTTTTGAGGGGAATCCTTATTTGATCCCGGGATGCCAAG CATCCTTGGTCGTTAATGAAGGCGGGACTGGTTCTACGAACAATGTACCGCTCAAAAAGACATTTCCAACACTAAAAGCCGCTCTTG GTGTTGCATTGATATTGCTAATATGTTTAATAGCTGGGAGTATTTGGTTATATTTAAGAAGAAGGGAAAGCAAATCAACTAAACTTAAACGGAAGTTCTTTCATATGAACGGCGGTCTGTTGTTAAAACAGAAGATTTTATCGAATGAAGGTGGTATAGAAGGACCAAAGATATTTACTGCAGAAGAGTTAGAACTGGCAACTCAAAATTATGACGACAAACTAATTCTCGGTCGTGGAGGTTTTGGGATTGTTTATAAAGGAACCTTGTCAGACAAGCGTGTTGTCGCCATCAAAGTGTCAAAAGTAATAGATGCTAGCCAAATCAAGCAATTCATAAATGAGATTGCTATTTTAACTCAGGTTATCCATCGAAACTTGGTGAAGGTCTTGGGTTGTTGTTTGGAAACTGAGGTCCCTTTGCTTGTTTATGAATATGTGTCAAATGGCACCCTTGCCCAACATATCCATAATAACAAGGCAGATGAGATGGCTCCAACATCCTACATTTCCTGGAAAAATCGTTTGAGGATTGCAGCTGAAGCAGCTGGCGGACTTGCGTATTTACATTCGGGAGCTCCTATACCTATCATACATAGAGATGTCAAATCCTGCAATATACTATTGAACGAAAATTACACCGCAAAAATATCCGATTTTGGAGTATCAAGATTGAACCCTTCGGATCAAACTCAAATAGATACAATGGTTCAAGGAACTTTAGGGTATCTTGATCCAGAATACTTCCAATCCAGTCAACTTACAGAAAAAAGTGATGTATACAGTTTCGGTGTAGTTCTTGTCGAGCTGTTAACTGGAGAAAGGCCCCTTTCTTATGAGAGACCCGATGTACATCGCAatctttcttcatattttatttACAAAATGGAAAAAAGCCACGTGTTTAGAGTTATTGATCCGCACGTAGTGACTACTGGGAAATGGGAGCACGTCATGGCCGTTGCAGAATTAGCAAGGAGATGTCTTAACATGAATGGTGTGGACAGACCTACAATGAAGCAGGTTGCAGTGGAGCTAGAAAATTTGAGTAAATTAGACATGGATACAAAGATGAGTGGCACCAGTGCATCACCAGAGCTGACAAATCTCTATTCTATACCAACAAGCTCTTATACCTCAGGTGACTCGGCTCTATATAGCACAGACAGAGATGTGATCACGTCGAAGGAAATGCTGCGGTAA